A genomic stretch from Canis lupus baileyi chromosome 3, mCanLup2.hap1, whole genome shotgun sequence includes:
- the PLEKHG5 gene encoding pleckstrin homology domain-containing family G member 5 isoform X4 — MHYDGHVRFDLPPQGSILARNVSTRSCPPRTSPAVDLEEEEESSMDGKGDRKSTGLKLSKKARRRHTDDPSKECFTLKFDLNVDIETEIVPAMKKKSLGEVLLPVFERKGIALGKVDIYLDQSNTPLSLTFEAYRFGGHYLRVKAKPGDEGKVEQGVKDSKSLSLPILRPARAGTPSLERVDPQSRRESLDILAPGRRRKNMSEFLGETSIPGQEASTPSSCSLPSGSSGGSDSWKNRAASRFSGFFSSGPSTSTFGREVDKMEQLEAKLHTYGLFGLPRLPRRLRFDHDSWEEEGDEEEEEDDACLWLEDSWRELIDGHEKLTRRQCHQQEAVWELLHTEVSYIKKLRVITNLFLCCLLNLQESGLLCEVEAERLFSNIPELARLHRGLWAGTMAPVLEKARRTRALLQPGDFLRGFKMFGSLFRPYIRYCMEEEGCMEYMRGLLRDNELFRAYVTWAEKHQQCQRLKLSDMLAKPHQRLTKYPLLLKSVLRKTDEPRAKEAVVTMIDSVERFIHHVNACMRQRQERQRLAAVVSRIDAYEVVEGSNDEVDKLLKEFLHLDLTAPIPGASPEETRQLLLEGSLRMKEGKDSKMDVYCFLFTDLLLVTKAVKKAERTKVIRPPLLVDKIVCRELRDPGSFLLIYLNEFHSAVGAYTFQASGQALCRGWVEAIYNAQNQLQQLRVQEHPGSQQPLQSLEEEDDEQEEEDEEDEDEEEEEGGGSSTSAASSPTILRKSSNSLNSQHCASDGSTETLAMVVVEPGETLSSPEFEGGPFGSQSDETSLSTTASSVTPISELLPLGPVDGRSCSMDSAYGTLSPTSLQDFMAPAPVAEPLPRPPELPQAPSPLSSPRLRRRSPVQLLPHLPHLLKSKSEASLLQLLSGATTSGAPPAPSRSLSELCLAVAGRGTRTQGSSREPGPSWVRQGTPSPSSGPEPSELEGRTSCLAGEPERPTRRSRDLPLGASPRVQPEPPPGISAQHRKLTLAQLYRIRTTLLLNSTLTASEV, encoded by the exons ATGCATTATGATGGGCACGTCCGCTTTGACCTGCCCCCACAAG GCTCTATCCTGGCCCGGAATGTGTCTACTCGGTCATGCCCCCCACGAACCAGCCCTGCAGTGGatttggaggaggaagaggaaagctCTATGGATGGCAAAGG GGACCGGAAGAGCACAGGCCTGAAACTCTCCAAGAAGGCAAGGAGGAGACACACAGAT GACCCAAGCAAGGAGTGCTTCACCTTGAAATTTGACCTGAACGTGGACATTGAGACAGAGATTGTACCGGCCATGAAGAAGAAGTCTCTGGG ggaggtgctGCTGCCAGTGTTTGAAAGGAAGGGCATTGCACTGGGCAAAGTGGATATCTACCTGGACCAGTCCAACACACCCCTGTCCCTCACCTTTGAGGCCTACCGGTTCGGGGGACACTACCTGCGGGTCAAAG CCAAGCCAGGGGATGAGGGAAAGGTGGAGCAGGGAGTGAAGGACTCCAAGTCCCTGAGTCTGCCAATCCTGCGGCCAGCCAGGGCTGGGACCCCCTCCTTGGAACGTGTGGACCCCCAGAGCCGCCGGGAGAGCTTGGACATCCTG GCCCCTGGCCGCCGCCGCAAGAACATGTCGGAGTTCCTGGGGGAGACGAGCATCCCTGGCCAGGAGGCCTCCACACCTTCCAGCTGCTCTCTGCCCAGTGGCAGCAGCGGTGGCAGTGATAGCTGGAAGAATCGGGCAGCCAGTCGTTTCAGTGGCTTCTTCAGCTCGGGCCCCAGCACGAGCACCTTTGGCCGG GAAGTAGACAAGATGGAGCAGCTGGAGGCCAAACTGCACACCTACGGCCTCTTTGGGCTTCCCAGGCTGCCCCGGAGGCTGCGCTTTGACCATGACTcatgggaggaagagggggatgaggaggaagaggaggacgaCGCCTGCCTGTGGCTGGAGGACAGCTGGCGGGAGCTCATTGATGGGCATGAG AAGCTGACCAGGAGGCAGTGCCACCAGCAGGAGGCGGTGTGGGAGCTCCTGCATACAGAGGTCTCCTACATTAAGAAACTGAGGGTGATCACCAAC CTGTTCCTCTGCTGCCTCCTGAACCTGCAAGAGTCGGGGCTGCTGTGCGAG GTGGAGGCGGAGCGTCTGTTCAGCAACATCCCGGAGCTGGCGCGGCTGCACCGCGGACTGTGGGCCGGCACGATGGCGCCGGTGCTGGAGAAGGCGCGGCGCACGCGGGCGCTGCTGCAGCCCGGGGACTTCCTCAGAGGCTTCAAGATG TTCGGCTCCCTCTTCAGGCCCTACATCCGATACTGCATGGAGGAGGAGGGCTGCATGGAGTACATGCGCGGCCTGCTGCGCGACAACGAGCTCTTCCGGGCCTACGTCACG TGGGCCGAGAAGCACCAGCAGTGCCAGCGGCTGAAGCTGAGCGACATGCTGGCCAAGCCCCACCAGCGCCTCACCAAGTACCCGCTGCTGCTCAAGTCGGTGCTGAGGAAGACCGACGAGCCGCGCGCCAAGGAGGCCGTCGTCACCATG atcGACTCGGTGGAGCGCTTCATCCACCACGTGAACGCGTGCATGCGGCAGCGGCAGGAGCGGCAGCGGCTGGCGGCGGTGGTGAGCCGCATCGACGCCTACGAGGTGGTGGAAGGCAGCAACGATGAGGTGGACAAG CTCCTGAAGGAGTTTCTGCATCTAGACCTTACAGCACCCATCCCTGGCGCCTCCCCTGAAGAAACACGACAGCTGCTGCTGGAGGGGAGCCTGAGGATGAAGGAGGGGAAGGACAGCAAG ATGGACGTATACTGCTTCCTCTTTACGGACCTACTTTTGGTGACCAAGGCAGTGAAGAAGGCTGAGAGGACCAAGGTCATCCGGCCACCACTGCTGGTGGACAAGATTGTGTGCCGAGAGCTTCGAGACCCTG GCTCCTTTCTCCTCATCTACCTGAACGAGTTCCACAGTGCTGTGGGTGCCTACACGTTCCAGGCCAGCGGCCAGGCTTTGTGCCGAGGCTGGGTGGAGGCCATTTACAACGCGCAG AACCAGCTGCAGCAGCTGCGTGTCCAGGAGCACCCAGGCAGCCAGCAGCCCCTGcagagcctggaggaggaggacgatgagcaggaggaggaggatgaagaggatgaggatgaggaagaggaggaaggcgGGGGGAGTAGCACTTCTGCCGCCAGCTCCCCCACCATTCTGCGCAAGAGCAGCAACAGTCTCAACTCCCAGCACTG CGCCTCAGATGGCTCCACAGAGACCCTGGCCATGGTTGTGGTGGAGCCAGGGGAGACACTGTCCTCTCCTGAGTTCGAGGGCGGCCCCTTCGGCTCCCAGTCAGATGAGACCTCTCTCAGCACCACTGCCTCCTCTGTGACACCCATCAGCGAGCTGCTGCCCCTGGGCCCAGTGGATGGCCGCTCCTGTTCCATGGACTCCGCCTATGGCACCCTCTCCCCTACCTCCCTGCAAGACTTCATGGCCCCAGCCCCTGTCGCGGAGCCATTGCCACGGCCCCCAGAACTACCACAAGCCCCTTCACCCCTATCCTccccccgcctccgccgccgcagCCCTGTTCAGCTGCTGCCCCATCTGCCCCACCTGCTCAAGTCCAAATCTGAGGCCAGCCTCCTCCAGCTGCTGTCAGGGGCCACCACCAGTGGagcgcccccagcccccagccgtAGCCTTTCAGAACTCTGCTTGGCTGTGGCAGGCCGTGGCACAAGGACTCAGGGTTCTTCTCGGGAACCTGGGCCCAGCTGGGTTCGCCAGGGGACACCAAGCCCTAGCAGTGGCCCCGAGCCATCAGAGCTGGAGGGCAGAACCAGCTGCCTGGCTGGGGAGCCCGAAAGACCCACCAGGAGGAGCAGAGACCTGCCCTTGGGGGCCTCGCCCAGGGTCCAGCCCGAGCCGCCTCCGGGGATCTCTGCCCAGCACCGGAAGCTGACACTAGCCCAGCTGTACCGAATCAGGACCACCCTGCTGCTTAACTCCACGCTCACTGCCTC GGAGGTCTGA